TCCCACGAAGTACGCCGAGATGCTGGGCGAACTGCTGCGCACACATGGCTCGCAGGTGTGGCTGGTGAACACCGGCTGGAGCGGCGGCGCGTACGGCGTGGGCTCGCGCATGAAGCTCGGCTACACACGCACGATGGTGCGGGCTGCGCTCGACGGCTCGCTGGCCAGCGCGAGCTTTGCCGCCGATCCGATCTTCGGTTTGAACCTGCCGAACGCGATCGATGGCGTGCCAAGCGACGTACTTGATCCGCGTCGCACCTGGTCCGATGGTGCCGCGTATGACGCGCAGGCGAGTAAGCTTGCGGGCATGTTCCGTGAGAACATCACGAAGTTCGGCGCGGCCGTGTCGCCAGCGATTTTGGGCGCGGGTCCGAAGGGCTGAGGTTATTCTCAGTTTGCTTGTGATTTGAATTAAACCGCCCCGGAGCATTCAGCTCCGGGGCGGTTTTCTCGTAGATCGAGGACAACTGCTTTACCGCGAATTGGCGCGAATGACCGCGGATGATTCTCGATCAATCACGTGAGCGATCTTGGCTATCGCGACCTCGAGCGTCGGATGCCCCTGTCGACTCGGGAGGAGGGCACGGCAACGACGCAGCTGCCGTGGGGTTTGTAAATGCCATCACGAGAAGCGTGAATGGCGGCGACTGTCCACTGAAGTTCGTTATGTACACCACCAGCGAATCACCGACCCAGAGTGTCGCAGTCGCTGTTCCCGTGGGCGTCTCAAATACCGCACACGATCGAGACTTGAGGCCGCGGACAGAGAACTGCGTGGCGAGTGAATCGACCACGCCTTTCGCGTCGCTCGCGCCGGTGAACGCCCTTTCCCACATGACCGAGTGCGAATCCTGCGCGTTTCGTATCGTCGAAACCTTACCAGCTGCGGGCCGCGATGGATTAGTCCAGTCGCACACCAAAGTTCCAGGGCTGGCCCCGGCCGGCTTGATCGGAGCGCACGCTGGTGACACAGTACCGCTGCTCCAAGCACGCGCCAGACTGTCGAGGGTGCCGGAGAATGCCTGCGCTTGGCACGCCCCCGAAGCGACGGGCAGCAGCGCTAAGGACCAGCAAAACCGCAAGGAGAACTTGCTAGCGGCCTGCGCGCCGAAGCCGGGAACAGTCACTCTTGCTGCTCTCCGCAAGTGGTCACGACCACCGGGATGTCG
The sequence above is drawn from the Gemmatimonas sp. genome and encodes:
- a CDS encoding phosphoenolpyruvate carboxykinase (ATP); translated protein: PTKYAEMLGELLRTHGSQVWLVNTGWSGGAYGVGSRMKLGYTRTMVRAALDGSLASASFAADPIFGLNLPNAIDGVPSDVLDPRRTWSDGAAYDAQASKLAGMFRENITKFGAAVSPAILGAGPKG